TCCTGTGGGAGAAGCTCATCAGGCCATACAGCGGTATGCAAAAGAGCTGAAAAATCACGGCATTATTCTTGCGATTTGCTCAAAAAATGAAGAAGCCATCGCCCTGCAACCATTCCGGGAACATCCCGATATGGTGTTGCAAGAAGAGGACATCGCTGTATTCGTTGCCAACTGGAATGACAAAGCCAGCAATATTCAGCATATTGCCCGTACACTCAATATTGGCACCGATGCACTGGTGTTTCTGGATGATAACCCAATGGAACGCGATATTGTCCGGACGGTATTACCCGAAGTTTCAGTTCCCGAATTACCCGATGATGCAGCGTTGATTCCACGCACACTGGCTGCGGCAGGCTACTTTGATTTAATCAGCTTTACCACTGACGATGCCCAGCGAAGCGAGCAGTACCGCGCCAATGCTATACGTCAGAAGGCTATGGAGTCTTCCGGGAATATCGACGACTACCTGGCCAGCCTGGATATGGCCATTGAGTTCAAAGCCTTTGATGCCAGCGGACGCAAACGCATCACACAGCTGATCAACAAAACCAATCAGTTTAACCTGACAACCCGACGCTATACCGAAGCAGAAGTGGAACAGTTTGAAGTAAACCCGCAATACATCACCCGGCAGGTTCGACTTTCCGACAAATTTGGTGACAACGGCATGATCAGTGTGCTGATCGCCAAGAAAGAGCAGGACTGTCTGATTGTTGACACTTGGCTCATGAGTTGCCGGGTAATTAAACGCCGCGTTGAAGATGCACTTTGTGACGAACTGGTCGCCGCAGCAAAAGCTGAGGGCATCACAACCATCCGTGGTGTCTACCTTCCTACGTCCAAAAACCCCCTGGTAAAAGAACACTACCAAAATCTGGGTTTTTCTCTCATTGACAGCACTGATGGCACCGACACATGGGAACTGAACATCAACGATTATCAAGCCAAAACACCCCCCATGTCCGTCACAAGACAATCACCTGAAATGGTCGGGGCCTGACGTGCCAGAAAAAAAGCGGATTGGTGCGTTCTCGATATCACAGGCGTTTACCCATGCATTTGCAGAACTGTCTGGCGACAGTAACCCTCTGCATGTGGACCCAATTGCCGCCCGTCGTTATCAATTTGGCACCACCGTTGTGCATGGTATCTGTGCTGCATTAAAAGCGCTGGATGTTTTTTTCGGTGCCCAGCCTGCCAGTGGCAACACCCTAGCACTGGCATCGATCAAAATTCAGTTCAACAAGCCGCTGCATCACGATGATGATGTGGAAGTGTTTCACAGCATCAATGAAAAATCGCATCGGCTGGAACTGAGCAAAAACGGCAAACGCGCGCAGATCATCAGCTTTGAACTG
This genomic stretch from Pseudomonadales bacterium harbors:
- a CDS encoding HAD-IIIC family phosphatase, with amino-acid sequence MNDLPWLLPAPENFNEQCAQMLSADNSLDRACQLAATSLSLNQCNRLIKALDKSHDQQQATKSPLTHFKLGIVSNATFNLFVPALRASALRHGILLDVVLADFDQIMQEALNPESLINSADVDAILIALDHRGYPFATDTLASTTPDTTAADAVEHLNQLRSGFARHSGAPCIVQTLACPPFPLLGGLDTQLAGLLQKEIRDFNSQLCDIVADSTDIMLDIASLASRVGTGQWFDERQWLMSRIAMANEFIPLYCDHVARTLAAMRGKSKKCLILDLDNTLWGGVIGDDGMDGIHIGQGHPVGEAHQAIQRYAKELKNHGIILAICSKNEEAIALQPFREHPDMVLQEEDIAVFVANWNDKASNIQHIARTLNIGTDALVFLDDNPMERDIVRTVLPEVSVPELPDDAALIPRTLAAAGYFDLISFTTDDAQRSEQYRANAIRQKAMESSGNIDDYLASLDMAIEFKAFDASGRKRITQLINKTNQFNLTTRRYTEAEVEQFEVNPQYITRQVRLSDKFGDNGMISVLIAKKEQDCLIVDTWLMSCRVIKRRVEDALCDELVAAAKAEGITTIRGVYLPTSKNPLVKEHYQNLGFSLIDSTDGTDTWELNINDYQAKTPPMSVTRQSPEMVGA